Genomic DNA from Acidobacteriota bacterium:
TCAACGCGTGCGCCGTCAAACGCCCATAACCGACCGCGGCGTGATAGTCGTCCATGTCGACCACGCCCAGTTTCTTGAGCGCCGCATCGAAATCGACGCCCTGCAGGAGCTTCTTCGGCGAGACCTTGTACTTCCGAAACTCCTTCTCCGTCAGTTCGCTGCCGAGTCGGATCGACTCCTCCCGCTCGTTGGCGTTGATCCAGGCACGAATCTTCGACCGGGCGCGGGAGGTCTTGGCCACCGAGAGCCAGTCCCGGTTCGGTTGCTTGTTGGGTTGGGTCAGGATCTCAACGATATCGCCGTTCTGCAGCTCGTACTTCAGCGGGACGATCCGACCGTTCACCTTGGCACCGACCGTCGTGTGACCGATCTCGGTGTGGATCGTGTAGGCGAAGTCGATGGGGGTGGCGCCCGCCGAAAACGATAGAACGTTGCCCCTGGGCGTGAATGTGTAGACCTCGTCGGCAAACAGATCGACCTTCATCAGATTGACGAAGTCACTGGGGTCGGTCATGTCCTTCTGCAAGTCCATGATCTGCCGTACCCAGGACATCTCGTCCGCGTCGTCGCCCCGCAACCCGCCTTCGTGCTCCTTGTACTGCCAGTGAGCCGCGATCCCTTCCTCGGCAACCTTGTGCATTTCGTGGGTCCGGATCTGCACCTCGAACGGATGCCCCTTCTCACTCATCACCGAGGTGTGAAGCGAACGATAGAGGTTGGGCTTCGGCATCGCGATGTAGTCCTTGATCCGACCGGGGACGGGGCGCCAGATGCTGTGGACGATGCCCATCGCGCCGTAACAGTCCTTCATGTGATCGGTGAGGATACGGAACGCCGTGTAGTCGTAGACCTCGTCCACGCTGATCCGCTGCGCACGCATCTTCTGGTGGATCGAGTAGATCGATTTCACCCGCCCTTTGATCTCGGCCTCGATGCCGGCGTCCTTGATGGCCCCTTCGAGACGGACACGGATCTCGTCGATGAACTTATCGGACACCTTGCGTCGCGATTGAAGTGCACGGGTCAGCTGGGCGAAGGCCTCCGCGTCCAGGTAGCGGAAGGCGAGGTCTTCGAGTTCGTGCTTGATACGACCGATGCCAAGGCGGTTGGCGAGCGGTGCGTAGATCTCTCGGGTCTCCAGGGCGATCCTCTGCTGCTTCTCCACCGAGAGAGCGTCGAGCGTTCGCATGTTGTGAAGACGATCCGCCAGCTTGACCAGGATCACGCGGATGTCGCCGACCATCGCGAGGATCATCTTGCGGATGTTCTCCGCCTGGGCCTCCTCCGGAGTCGCGAACTTCAGCTTGGAAATCTTGGTGACACCCTCGACGAGCTCCGCGACGTCGTCGCCGAAGTTCTCCTTGACGTGCTCGACGGTGGTCAGCGTGTCCTCGACGACATCGTGCAGGAGTCCGGCGACGATGCTGGCGGTGTCCAGACGCAACTCGGCGAGCAGGTAGGCGACCTCGAGGGGGTGGATCAGGTACGGCTCGCCGCTACGCCTCTTCTGATCGCGGTGCTCCCGCGCCGAGAAGATATAGGCCTTCTTCAGCAGCTCGACATCGGCGCCGGGGTTGTACTCCTCGACACGCTCGAGGATATCTTCGAAACGGCGAGTCATTGGGTCGTCTGCGTCCTCTTCTCCCGAGTAGGAGGAGTATACGACCTGTCGGGCGTCTGAGTGAGCCTACTGTGCGTCAGCCTGCCCGCTGGCGCCTCGCTGCCAGGCCTCGACCTTGGTGCGCCACAACATCAGGAACGGAGCCGCGACCCAGATCGACGAGTAGGTGCCCACCGCAACGCCGACGGTCAGGACGAACGCCAGCGGCCGTAGCCCCTCACCACCGTACAGATAGATCACGAGGACCGCGATCCAGGTCAGGCCCGAAGTAATGACGGTCCGCGCCAACGTTTGATTGATCGACTTATTCACCGTGGCCAGCGTGTCACCACGACGACTCTTCAGGTTCTCGCGAATCCGGTCGAAGACGACGACGGTGTCGTTGACCGAATAGCCCACAAGCGTCAGGAATGCGGCGACCACCGCCAGAGACAATTCCTGACCGAACAGCGAGAACAGACCCAGCGTGATGATCGTGTCGTGAGCCAGGGCGACGACGGCCGCAAGTCCCCACTGAAGCTGGAAGCGGATCCAGATGTAAAGCAGCATGCCGATCAGGGAACCGATGATGGCCAGACGGGCCTTGCTCATCAACTCCTTACCGACGGCCGGCCCCACGTACCCCTGCTTGCGAACCGCCAACGGACCGGTCGTCGTATTGGTTCGCAGGAAACCAAGTGCCTCGGGTGTCATGCCCGGGACCGTACTGAGGTCCTCGATCGAGTGGAAGATCGCGTTCTCTCTCTTCAGGGCGGAGATCCCTTCGGCCAGCGCTTCCGGGTCGCTGACTCCCGGGGCGTCCCGCAGAAGTCTGGCTGTCTGCGCCTGGGACATGAGGTTCAGGTCTGTGGCGCCGTCGTCGGACAGATTGAACAACTTCGCGCGGAGTTCATCACGGACCCGCGTCGCCAGCTGGCCGGGCTTCTCGCCGTCGACACCGGCCTGAACGCCAAGACGAATGAAGACCTCATTGTCCTTAACGTCACCAGAGGTCGTGACAATTGGGTTGTCGATCCCCATACCGGAAACCACGTCACGGATATCCTCGACCGCCACGCTCGACGCGAACCTCGTCTGCAACTCGGTACCGCCGCTGAACTCGATCCCCTTCTCAAGGCCCTTAACGGAGATGATGCCGATGGAGACCACGACGAGGATGGAGGACAGTCCGAGAAACAGATGCCGACGACCCATGAAGTCGAAGTTCGGATTCTTCAGCAGTTGAAACACGACTAGCTCCGACTCAGATACTTAGGGTGGCGTCACGTTTCTTGCGCGACAGGACAAGTTCGAATATTTGACGGGAAACGAAGATGGCGGTGAACATCGAGGACAACAGGCCGATAGTCAGTGTGACGGCGAAGCCCTTGACCGGTCCGGTTCCATACGTAAAGAGAAACAGGGCGGCGACCAGCGTCGTGACATTACAGTCCAGGATCGTGCTGAACGCCTTTCCGAACCCTTGCTCGACGGCGGCCCGGACCGTCTTGCCAATCCTCAATTCTTCACGGATCCGCTCGAAGATCAGAACGTTACTGTCGACCGCCATACCGATCGTCAGAATCAACCCGGCGATTCCAGGCAACGTCAACGTCGCCCGGGCGCCGTCAAACAGGAACGGTAATGCGCCGAGCGTGCCGAAGACCAACAACATGTTCAGCGCCAGGGCGACAACCGCGTTGACTCCCGAGAATCGGTAGTACAGCACCATGAAGATCATGATGCCGATGAATCCGGCGAGACCGGCGCGGATTCCGCGCTCGATCGAGTCCTTACCGAGAGAAGGCCCGACGGTGTTCGTTTCCAGGATCCGGATGCTCGTAGGGATTGCTCCGGAGTTCAGGTTCATCGCCAGCGCATCCGCCTCATCTAGAGTGAAACCTCCACGGATCACACCCTGGTCACGAATGACACCCTCGATCACCGGTACGGAGATGACCTCACGGTCCTCGCCGCTGACCAGCACGATAGCCATACGTCGCTTGAGGTATTCGGTCGTCGCCGCGTGAAAGCGACGTCCAGCCTCGTTGGTCAGGGTGAAGGCGACTTCAGGCTCTCCAAACTGCCCCGTGCTCCGGTAGGCCTGACGAAGGTCGCTGCCGACAACGGCAGACACCAACTTCAACGGCCACCAGGCTTGCGTCTCGGAAGCGGCGGAACCGGTGCCGATCGACTGTGGGTAGAGCTCGGTATCGTCCGGAAGCCCGCCAGGGAACATGGCGATGGTCGCTTCACGACTGAGTCCGGGTTGGAACGAAAAGTCGTCTCCGGGCGGATAACTGACTGCCTTCCACTCAAGGACTCGTTGGTTCTGCAATTTATCGATCACGCTGCCGGAGTCATCGAGGCCCGGCAGCTGCACCAGGATTCGATCCCCGTTCAGTCCCTGTTTCTGGACGGTTGGTTCCGCAACACCGATGGTATCGACCTTGGATCGAATGGTCTCCAGAGCGATATCCACAGCCTGAGTCTTGATGGCATTGGCGTACTCCAACGGCATCGTCAGGAGCCAGTCTCCGCCGCCCTTGGAGTCGACCGTCCAGTTTCCGACGATGTTCGAAAACACCTCGCGGACCTCGGCGGTCTTTCCGGAGTCGGTCCCCTTGACTTCGATCAGTCGATCCGAGTCCTTGACCACGACAATCGAATCGTAGGTCAGGCCGTCGTCCTTGAACTGCTGACCGAGAAAGCTCTGACGAAGCGTCGCCTCATAGTTGACGGCGGAGTCCGCCTCGACCTGCATGAGGATGTAGGCACCCCCCTTGAGGTCCAGCCCCAGGTTGATCTTCTCCTTCGGCGGGTAGGCGAAGAAGAACATCAGCGCCACGACGGCACCGATGAACAGGAACTTAATGAGTAGAGGATTCTTCGACATCGATCCGACCCCTCGTCGTTGCGGACTATTCCGGGCGTACCACGTCGGAGACGTGGCTACGCATGATCTCGATCTTGACCTGGTCCGCGATGCGAACCTGGACGTAGTTGTCGGCGAGACCCACGACCGTCCCTCGGATACCGCCGCTGGTGATGACCTGGTCCCCGTTCTTCAGACTACGAACCATCTCGGCATGTTCCTTCTGTTTCTTGCGGGTCGGTGCGATCAACAGAAAATAAAAAATGCCGAAGATGGCGACGAATGGCAGCAGGGACATGAGAAGGCTTCCCTTCTCTCCGTCGGGCGGCGGTGCCATCGCAAGAAGGCTCAAGGCAGACATGTCCAGAGACAATTTCCGACTCCCGGGGCCGTTGCGGCCGTTCAGAGGGCCCGAAGCGACCCCAAAGAACTGAGGATTCTGGACTACCGCCCGGAAACCGTCAAGGTTTGGGCCCGCGGCCCAGGGCCACCATCGCCATCAGCCGCCCGGTGGGTGCGCCATCCCGACGGTAGGAGTAGAACCGCCGGGCGTCGCAGATCGTGCAGTGGCGGGCCGTATCGATGGAGGACGGCTGGACACCGGCCGCCTGCAGGCGGGCCGAAAGGGCCCGTCTGAGATCGATCCTCACCCGGTCCCCGCTCGATGGCCGAGAGATCTCCGTTGCCGGAACCCGGCAGCTGAGGGTGATCGAGTCGAGCACCTCGGGACCGACCTCATAACAGCAGCCCCCTGCCGCAGGTCCCAGGGCGACTCTCAGGTCGGCCCGCAAGACGCCCGCAGCCTCGGCCCGGGTCAGCGCCCGATCGAGGATCCCGGCGGCGATACCCCGCCAGCCGGCGTGGATCGCCAGGGCCACCCGGGCGTCCCTATCGGCGATGAGGATCGGAACACAGTCCGCGGTCCGAATCGATGCGACGTGAGGGTCCCCGGCAAGGATCCGAATCCCGTCGGCGTCGACCGGCGCGGAGGTCAAAGACTCCGCGTCGACGATCGTCGATCCGTGGATCTGGCGGAGGGTCGGGAGCGGTCCCTCCAGGTCGGCGACCCGCTGCAAACCGGGGAGGTCGGTGTCGGCAGATCCCACACGCGTCGAGAACAGATGTTCGACACCGTCGATGGCAGCGAGCACGGGGCTCCGGAGCCACAGAAAGCCTCCCGCTTCGCGTTGCTGCCAGGTCGTCGTGTCCATCCCGACCATTATGACCAACGACGCCCTCAATCCGACACTTGACGGTGAAGCAGTGGGGCAGAATACTTCGTGACTCAACGGAGACGCGATGTCGGAGCAACGGCGGAAACAGATCGAGCAGGCCTGCGAGGCGCTCTCCGACGCAAGCCGTCGATTCGCCGAACTCGCGACGGACGACCTTCTGGCGTCGGTCCGGACCTGTCGGACCGCTCTCGACAGCGGTGGCAAGCTTGTGTTGTTCGGCAACGGCGGCAGCGCCAGCCAGGCGCAGCATCTGGCTGCTGAATTCGTCACCCGACTTCGACACGATCGCCCTGCCATGGCGGCGATGGCCCTCACCGCCGATGCCGCCGTGATGACGAGTATCGCCAATGACCTGGGTTACGAGCGGTTGTTCGCGCGGCAGATCGAGAGTGTGGGTCGCGCCGGGGACGTGGCGATCGCTTTCAGCACCAGCGGACACTCTCCCAACGTCCTGGCGGGTCTAGCGAAAGCTCGATCGCTCGGCATGGCCACGGTGTCGTTTCTCGGCGATCGCGGAGAGATGCCGGCCAAGGTCCTCGACCGATCGGATCACGCGATCTGCGTTCCCGCGACGGATAGCGCCACGATCCAGGAGCTCCACCTGCTGGCGGGGCATCTGCTATGTGAGCTACTCGAGCCGCAACGACCCTAGTGCCACATTACAGGCTGTCGATCAGACGTTGCATCTGCGCCACGTCCGGCGCTCCGCCGGCGTACTTGACGTAATTCTGCAGTGAGCTCTTCGCCCCCGGGCGATCCCCGCTGCCCAGCAGCGCCAGGCCAAGCTGCTTGTGCGCCGCCGCGTAGTCGCTCTTGATCTCTACGGCCCTTCGGAACGCAACCACGGCCTCCTGGACCTCTGCGGGGGTGCGATCGCGTTTGTTCATGATCAACGCGCCGATGTTGAAAAAGACCTGGTGGGCCTCGTCCGGAGCCAGCTCCGTCACCTTCTGATAGGCCGCCTCCGATTTTCCCAGTTCACCGGTTTCGGCGTAGAGGCCACCGAGCGCCGCCCACGCGTCCTTGTTGCTGGCGTCAATGACGACGATCCCCTCGTTCGCCTCGATCGCCTTGGCGGTGTCCCCGGCCTCTCCGGCGACGAAGGCGAGTTGCTGGAGGATCCGGATATCTTCCGGTGCGATCTCCCGGGCTTGTCGTAGAACCTCTTCGGCGTCGTCAATCCGCCCGCCACTCACGTAGGTTCCGTAGAGGATCATTCGCGATTCAACGCGCTCGGGTTCCAGTTCAATCGATTTCAGGATCGTGCTCTCGGCCGCTTCGAGATCCTCAGTTTGATAGAGGACTCGCGCGTAGGCATCGAGGCGTTCGACACTTTCCGGCTCTCTCTCGATCGCCTTTGCGAACAGAGGTAGCGAGCCCTCGAGGTCGCCGGCGCCCGCGACCTGCAACGCCTCCTGCCACGGATCACGCTGTGGCGCGACCTTCGCTGCGGCTTCACCGCCCGCTTCGGCAGACGCCTTCGCCTCTGCCTCGGCGTAGGCCGCGGCCCGCACCGTCTCCTCCGAGTCCATCTGGATATCGATACGAATCACGCCGAGAGGCCGGATCTGAAGCTCCGGAAGTTTCTGACCGAATGTAAGGGCCATCTCTTCGATACGACCCATGAGCACGCGCTGTGCATTTCGACTCTCGACACGAAGGTGGATCGGTGTCAGCCCCTCCGCCTTGATCTCCATGGTCCACGCATCGCCCTGCGGTGAGTAGAGCCCCGGGATGTAGAGTCGGCCCTTCTTGTTGGACTTACCGGAGTAGTCGGTGTTCCCGGTCTTCGAGCGAAGAACGACCTCGACACCGGGCAACGGGTTGCCGTCGGCATCGGTGATCTTGCCCTGCGCCTCGGAGACCGCTGTCTGCGCCAGCGCGGAACTCGCGGGCAGAAGCAACGTGACGCAGACCGTGACTAACAACAGCTTCTTCATCTGAAACACTCCCGGTACGAGGCAACCCTGCGAAGAACTCCATTATAGGATCGTAACCCGTACGCAGCAATCATTCAGGACGCTGCAGGGCGTTTGCTATACTCGAAAAGAATCGAGACTTCCGGAGGTTTTTGTGGAATCGCGTACTGTTGACGACTCGCGAGTGCAGATGACCGAAATCGTGCTCCCGGCGGATACCAACGACAAGGGTTCGGTCTTCGGCGGTCGAATCCTTGCGCTGATCGATAAGTGTGCCGGGATTGCCGCCATGCGTCATTCGAACTCGGTCTGTGTGACCGCGTCGGTCGATTCCGTCGCTTTCCTCAACCCGGTTCGTGTCGGCGATGTCGTCTCGCTGACCGGGATCCTGACGGCCGCGTTCTCCACGTCGATGGAGATCAAGGTCGAGGTCTGGTCGGAGAACCCCATCGCGCGGACCCGTCAATTGACCACGACCGCTTACGTGACCATGGTGGCGGTGGACGGCAACTTCAAGCCGCGGAGCTGCGCACCGCTGGAGGCTCGGAATGACGTCGAGCGCGACCGTGCCGCCAGGGCGAACGAACGTCGTCGTCAACGACTCGATAGCCGTATTCGCGCCTGATCCACGGCCGTAAAACGGCGGGGGTGCTTCAAGACCCTCCCTCGCCAGTTCTCGGACGCGTGATCGATCGCACACTGGGTCTGTCGCAGCACCGGTGCCGGGGCCGTCAACTCGAGAGACTCCGAATCATCCCGGCGACCCTCAAGCAGAAGAAGCGCCGAGGCGGCATCGAGTAGGTCGCGTCCCGACTCTCGTCGCCAGCCGTCGTCGGTCCGCCAGTAACCCTGGCCCCGATCCCACCAGGCCCGCTCCCTTCGCTCGCGGGTGGCCCGCAACAATCCCATCGAATCCACACCCAGGACACGCGTCCGAGAGCGCTGCCCTCCCAGTGCATCGCGAAGGGCGCCTGCAATCCGCTCTTCGTGATCGTCATCGCCGATCAGGTCGATGACGACGGCGCCGGCAAGATCACGTAGCCCGAGTTGGCGAGCGATCTCTTCCATCGCATCGATCTGAGCAGCCTGCAGGTCTCGTCCTGTCACCGAACCGCGATTCACGTCGACCGCTACCAGGGCTTCCGTCGGCTCGATCTCGAGGGAGAGGCCGTGCGCCGTGCCGACGGTCGATGCCAGCGCACGACGCACGACATCGGCAAATTCGTGGGTCACGAACTGCGGTACCGGATCGGCACGCAGTCGGATGTTGTCGCTCCTCGCCCCACCCCACCGCGTTGCAACGCCCTTGGCCTCTTGAACATCGGTGGGATCGTCGAAGACCATCGGCTCGTCGATCGCAAGGTCGCGGAGACAGCGTTCGACCTGAGACGGCGCGGAACGGACGAGCGGACCGCCGGGCATCCCCTTCCAATCCTCGAACAGGGCGTTCGCTTCCGCGCGCAACGCGCTCTCGTCGACTCCCTCCGCCGCCGTACGTGCCACCCAACCCCCGTCGCGCGAGGCGGCGATCGAATTCAGTATCGCCTGTAGCGGGTCTCGACTTGCGGCTCCCGCAATCCTCTTCGAGAGGGCGACGCCTTCACCATGAGGCAGGTAAACAAGATTCGGACCCACATGCCGGGGAGAGACCGTCACTCGGGGCAACTTCTTCCCCCGGGCGGCACGATCGATCTCGAAGATCGGGGCCCCCGAGCCGCCGGACCGTCGGTCCCACTGTCGCCGGGGAAGCAGAGCCTTCCCGACACCCAGATCGACGAGATGCGCGTCAAGTTCCGGTCGTTCTTCCAGTAGGTGCCCGCGGTGAACCGCTCCCACCTGTAGATCGTCTTGCCCACAAGAGAAGCCGATCTGGACGGCCCTACGGTTCTCGAAACGGACGGTCCAGAGTTGCCCGCCGATTCGGCTAGCGAGGACTTCGCGCACCGGTCGCTGCGGAGGCTGCGAGTAACGGGTCGAGGAGTCGTCCGTGCCAGTCCATCAGCAACCCCTCCCTCGTCAGCTCGACCCGGACGTCCTTGCCGAGCAGCTCGTTCAACACCTCTTCGGGGCGGACCGAGGCACCCTGCCGTCTTATCGCCAGAGTCATTCGGAGGGCGTTGCGCCGTGGCGCTTCGATCGAGAGCACCTCGCGTTTCAGGTCGAACGTCTGCTGCTTACCGTTCTTGCGCGTGCGCTCTACCAGGATCTCGGTCGCCTGGCGAAATCCATCGATCCGACCGGCCAGATCGACATCGTCCCCGGACTCGACCCGATAGCTCGCCGCCTCGATGGCTTCGCCGAGCGCCGGAGCCTTGCGATCGACCTCCTGCAACGCCTCGAACCTCACGCCTCTGGGAAGGGACGCGTTGATCGCCGTGAGCGATCGATCCGGGTGGAGTCTTGTGTAGCTCTCGAAATCCATGAACTCGCCGTCCGAACAGACACCGACCGCCAATGCCGGCGAGAAGCCGACCTTCGGCTTCGGATTAAAGCCATTGGAGTAGACCAACTCGAGACCCGCGCGACGCAACGCCCGCAGGAGTGTTCTTGTCAGGTCAAGATGACCGAGGAAGCGGAGTCTTCCCTGCTTGGTGAATCGCGCTCGGTATCGATAATGGGGTCGACTGTCGGCCTCTTCCAGCGCCGTCTCACCCTGCGGACCGTGGACCGGTAACTTCGGAGCCCGCGTCGCATCGATCGGCTCGCCCGGTCCCGGTGCCGCCGGCGTAGCGAGAAGCGGGAGATCCGATCGCAGCGGCCTGTCGGTGGTCTCGGAGACGACCCCCTTCACACAATCCCGAGCGAACGGCGCACATCCGTGACAGTCCTTCGGCCCGCAAACGGAGAGGGTCGCCGTCTCCATCGCGCGCTTCAACTCGATCGCCAGCCACTTCCGATTGATCCGTGAATGAACGACGTGCCACGGCAACGGGCGTGTCGGGTCGAGATCGTTGTACGCATAGC
This window encodes:
- a CDS encoding polyphenol oxidase family protein is translated as MDTTTWQQREAGGFLWLRSPVLAAIDGVEHLFSTRVGSADTDLPGLQRVADLEGPLPTLRQIHGSTIVDAESLTSAPVDADGIRILAGDPHVASIRTADCVPILIADRDARVALAIHAGWRGIAAGILDRALTRAEAAGVLRADLRVALGPAAGGCCYEVGPEVLDSITLSCRVPATEISRPSSGDRVRIDLRRALSARLQAAGVQPSSIDTARHCTICDARRFYSYRRDGAPTGRLMAMVALGRGPKP
- a CDS encoding acyl-CoA thioesterase; this translates as MESRTVDDSRVQMTEIVLPADTNDKGSVFGGRILALIDKCAGIAAMRHSNSVCVTASVDSVAFLNPVRVGDVVSLTGILTAAFSTSMEIKVEVWSENPIARTRQLTTTAYVTMVAVDGNFKPRSCAPLEARNDVERDRAARANERRRQRLDSRIRA
- the secF gene encoding protein translocase subunit SecF; protein product: MFQLLKNPNFDFMGRRHLFLGLSSILVVVSIGIISVKGLEKGIEFSGGTELQTRFASSVAVEDIRDVVSGMGIDNPIVTTSGDVKDNEVFIRLGVQAGVDGEKPGQLATRVRDELRAKLFNLSDDGATDLNLMSQAQTARLLRDAPGVSDPEALAEGISALKRENAIFHSIEDLSTVPGMTPEALGFLRTNTTTGPLAVRKQGYVGPAVGKELMSKARLAIIGSLIGMLLYIWIRFQLQWGLAAVVALAHDTIITLGLFSLFGQELSLAVVAAFLTLVGYSVNDTVVVFDRIRENLKSRRGDTLATVNKSINQTLARTVITSGLTWIAVLVIYLYGGEGLRPLAFVLTVGVAVGTYSSIWVAAPFLMLWRTKVEAWQRGASGQADAQ
- the secD gene encoding protein translocase subunit SecD is translated as MSKNPLLIKFLFIGAVVALMFFFAYPPKEKINLGLDLKGGAYILMQVEADSAVNYEATLRQSFLGQQFKDDGLTYDSIVVVKDSDRLIEVKGTDSGKTAEVREVFSNIVGNWTVDSKGGGDWLLTMPLEYANAIKTQAVDIALETIRSKVDTIGVAEPTVQKQGLNGDRILVQLPGLDDSGSVIDKLQNQRVLEWKAVSYPPGDDFSFQPGLSREATIAMFPGGLPDDTELYPQSIGTGSAASETQAWWPLKLVSAVVGSDLRQAYRSTGQFGEPEVAFTLTNEAGRRFHAATTEYLKRRMAIVLVSGEDREVISVPVIEGVIRDQGVIRGGFTLDEADALAMNLNSGAIPTSIRILETNTVGPSLGKDSIERGIRAGLAGFIGIMIFMVLYYRFSGVNAVVALALNMLLVFGTLGALPFLFDGARATLTLPGIAGLILTIGMAVDSNVLIFERIREELRIGKTVRAAVEQGFGKAFSTILDCNVTTLVAALFLFTYGTGPVKGFAVTLTIGLLSSMFTAIFVSRQIFELVLSRKKRDATLSI
- a CDS encoding ribonuclease E/G; the encoded protein is MREVLASRIGGQLWTVRFENRRAVQIGFSCGQDDLQVGAVHRGHLLEERPELDAHLVDLGVGKALLPRRQWDRRSGGSGAPIFEIDRAARGKKLPRVTVSPRHVGPNLVYLPHGEGVALSKRIAGAASRDPLQAILNSIAASRDGGWVARTAAEGVDESALRAEANALFEDWKGMPGGPLVRSAPSQVERCLRDLAIDEPMVFDDPTDVQEAKGVATRWGGARSDNIRLRADPVPQFVTHEFADVVRRALASTVGTAHGLSLEIEPTEALVAVDVNRGSVTGRDLQAAQIDAMEEIARQLGLRDLAGAVVIDLIGDDDHEERIAGALRDALGGQRSRTRVLGVDSMGLLRATRERRERAWWDRGQGYWRTDDGWRRESGRDLLDAASALLLLEGRRDDSESLELTAPAPVLRQTQCAIDHASENWRGRVLKHPRRFTAVDQARIRLSSR
- a CDS encoding SIS domain-containing protein, which translates into the protein MSEQRRKQIEQACEALSDASRRFAELATDDLLASVRTCRTALDSGGKLVLFGNGGSASQAQHLAAEFVTRLRHDRPAMAAMALTADAAVMTSIANDLGYERLFARQIESVGRAGDVAIAFSTSGHSPNVLAGLAKARSLGMATVSFLGDRGEMPAKVLDRSDHAICVPATDSATIQELHLLAGHLLCELLEPQRP
- the yajC gene encoding preprotein translocase subunit YajC; amino-acid sequence: MSALSLLAMAPPPDGEKGSLLMSLLPFVAIFGIFYFLLIAPTRKKQKEHAEMVRSLKNGDQVITSGGIRGTVVGLADNYVQVRIADQVKIEIMRSHVSDVVRPE
- a CDS encoding bifunctional (p)ppGpp synthetase/guanosine-3',5'-bis(diphosphate) 3'-pyrophosphohydrolase; this translates as MTRRFEDILERVEEYNPGADVELLKKAYIFSAREHRDQKRRSGEPYLIHPLEVAYLLAELRLDTASIVAGLLHDVVEDTLTTVEHVKENFGDDVAELVEGVTKISKLKFATPEEAQAENIRKMILAMVGDIRVILVKLADRLHNMRTLDALSVEKQQRIALETREIYAPLANRLGIGRIKHELEDLAFRYLDAEAFAQLTRALQSRRKVSDKFIDEIRVRLEGAIKDAGIEAEIKGRVKSIYSIHQKMRAQRISVDEVYDYTAFRILTDHMKDCYGAMGIVHSIWRPVPGRIKDYIAMPKPNLYRSLHTSVMSEKGHPFEVQIRTHEMHKVAEEGIAAHWQYKEHEGGLRGDDADEMSWVRQIMDLQKDMTDPSDFVNLMKVDLFADEVYTFTPRGNVLSFSAGATPIDFAYTIHTEIGHTTVGAKVNGRIVPLKYELQNGDIVEILTQPNKQPNRDWLSVAKTSRARSKIRAWINANEREESIRLGSELTEKEFRKYKVSPKKLLQGVDFDAALKKLGVVDMDDYHAAVGYGRLTAHAL